A single genomic interval of Chitinophaga sp. 180180018-3 harbors:
- a CDS encoding RagB/SusD family nutrient uptake outer membrane protein yields the protein MKQCVHILFCVILAVGAGSCNKFLDVKPKGKLIPSEVADFDHLLDNTNIAQWVFLDNNTGCNLGYLTDNLYLSDGIGNINYKANNHPNIDRYWAYIFRQPYKNPATSDYFWDWGTYRSMAYFNNVIDGIRGIPNLSPENQQYAKRVVAQALVDRAWSYFITTLVYGPVYKPGAANDTKTIPYVISSDVGAPMPDLSTQAEAFRKVAADVYIALPDIPDVTNWPSRPNKTAAQALMAYYHLFTQRYDSVVYYANLAWTAASAGGVDKLIYDYNTFSWTDPTNLVNSTIKAPDNFLSAANSRETLLYRNIDAGAGRSSSSYPSDEIIALYDQANDLRFKYFFLTAPGYKTTYNGTTYDDGNRTQYYRGSKTTMTAGFTYPELLLMRAEGYARTNRLAEAVNDLNTLRRYRYKTGIPLLSGGSQDEVIQMVLDERRRELPLGSFKRFLDLKRFCLEAGKPWAKAKIKHQIGTAAYEGTVDSKDFILTISNPVLKFNPQWNIPLDGRPF from the coding sequence ATGAAACAATGCGTACATATTCTCTTTTGCGTTATCCTGGCCGTGGGAGCCGGTTCCTGCAACAAGTTCCTGGATGTAAAACCCAAAGGAAAGCTGATTCCGTCGGAAGTGGCGGATTTCGATCATCTCCTTGATAATACCAATATTGCACAATGGGTTTTCCTGGATAACAATACCGGTTGCAACCTGGGATACCTGACGGATAACCTGTACCTGTCAGACGGTATCGGCAATATTAACTACAAAGCCAACAATCACCCCAACATCGACCGCTACTGGGCGTATATTTTCCGGCAGCCATACAAAAATCCTGCTACGTCGGATTATTTCTGGGATTGGGGAACTTATCGCTCCATGGCTTATTTCAACAATGTGATCGATGGAATACGTGGGATACCCAACCTCAGCCCGGAAAACCAGCAATATGCGAAAAGGGTGGTGGCACAGGCGCTGGTAGACAGGGCCTGGTCTTATTTCATCACCACCCTGGTATATGGACCGGTGTATAAACCAGGCGCCGCCAACGATACCAAAACAATTCCTTACGTCATATCTTCGGATGTAGGCGCACCTATGCCCGACCTTTCTACGCAGGCAGAGGCATTCCGTAAAGTAGCGGCAGATGTATACATCGCATTGCCCGACATACCGGATGTGACCAACTGGCCATCGCGGCCCAATAAAACGGCTGCTCAGGCACTGATGGCGTATTATCATCTGTTCACACAGCGGTACGACAGCGTGGTGTATTACGCCAACCTGGCGTGGACGGCAGCCAGCGCAGGAGGGGTCGACAAACTGATCTACGACTACAACACGTTTTCCTGGACCGATCCGACCAACCTGGTGAACAGCACCATTAAAGCCCCGGATAATTTCCTGAGTGCCGCCAATAGCCGGGAAACACTGCTGTACAGGAATATCGATGCAGGCGCCGGAAGATCTTCTTCTTCCTATCCTTCAGATGAAATCATTGCCCTGTATGATCAGGCAAACGACCTGCGGTTTAAATATTTCTTCCTGACAGCACCGGGTTACAAAACCACTTATAACGGTACTACCTACGATGATGGCAATCGTACACAATACTACCGTGGCTCCAAAACCACCATGACGGCAGGGTTTACCTATCCTGAACTACTGCTGATGAGAGCTGAGGGCTATGCACGTACCAACCGCCTGGCCGAAGCAGTGAATGATCTGAATACACTGCGGAGATATCGCTACAAAACAGGTATACCTTTATTGTCGGGCGGATCGCAGGATGAAGTGATACAAATGGTGCTCGATGAACGAAGAAGAGAACTGCCGCTGGGATCTTTCAAGCGATTCCTGGACCTCAAGCGGTTTTGCCTCGAAGCCGGCAAGCCCTGGGCCAAAGCGAAAATAAAACACCAGATAGGCACCGCTGCCTATGAAGGAACCGTTGACTCAAAAGATTTCATATTAACCATCTCCAATCCCGTGTTGAAATTTAACCCGCAATGGAACATTCCACTGGATGGACGACCTTTTTAA
- a CDS encoding TlpA disulfide reductase family protein: MKHMLVAALALLPAAGVAQTGTYILKGKIGTLNAPAKLFLNYRANGESVRDSAELQHGVFEFKGKIDEPVKASLMLRHEAPTRMMSFKYDMLAVYLEKGTITLTSKDSLNHAVLKGSALNNDQQRLQAQLKKTSDQRDQLVNEYIAASEETRKSEEFKKSYDERTKAIREEERKIFRAFVVANPRTLVSLDALQSFAGSIPENVDEVTTVFNGLSPAVKNSKHGKEVAKIIDGWKKTAIGVVAPEFTQNDTLGKPVSLADFRGKYVLVDFWASWCGPCRAENPHVVAAYNKYKSKPFTILGVSLDQANGHDAWLKAIHADQLTWTHVSDLKFWDNAVAKLYGVRAVPQNFLLDPEGRIIAKNLRGEALEKKLAEILK, encoded by the coding sequence ATGAAACACATGTTAGTTGCAGCACTGGCATTGCTGCCCGCCGCTGGTGTTGCCCAAACGGGTACGTATATACTGAAAGGGAAAATCGGTACGCTGAATGCACCTGCAAAACTATTTCTGAACTACCGCGCCAATGGCGAATCTGTACGGGATTCGGCCGAGTTGCAGCATGGCGTATTTGAATTTAAAGGCAAAATAGACGAACCGGTAAAAGCCTCGCTGATGCTGCGCCATGAGGCACCAACGCGGATGATGTCTTTCAAATACGATATGCTGGCAGTATACCTGGAAAAAGGTACCATCACACTTACGAGCAAAGATTCCCTGAATCATGCCGTGCTGAAAGGATCGGCCCTGAACAACGATCAGCAGCGGTTGCAGGCACAGTTGAAAAAGACCTCCGACCAGCGCGATCAGCTGGTGAATGAATACATTGCTGCTTCCGAAGAAACCCGTAAATCAGAAGAGTTTAAAAAATCTTATGACGAGAGAACTAAAGCGATCCGGGAGGAGGAAAGAAAAATCTTCCGGGCATTTGTAGTGGCTAATCCCCGCACACTCGTAAGCCTGGATGCACTGCAAAGTTTTGCCGGTTCCATTCCGGAAAATGTAGATGAAGTCACCACTGTTTTCAACGGACTGTCGCCGGCAGTGAAAAACAGCAAGCATGGAAAGGAAGTGGCGAAAATAATCGATGGCTGGAAGAAAACAGCTATCGGTGTGGTGGCGCCGGAATTTACACAGAACGACACTTTAGGCAAACCGGTGAGCCTGGCCGATTTCCGCGGCAAATATGTGCTGGTCGATTTCTGGGCCAGCTGGTGCGGCCCCTGTCGCGCTGAGAACCCGCACGTGGTGGCAGCCTACAATAAATATAAGAGCAAGCCTTTCACCATCCTGGGTGTGTCGCTGGATCAGGCCAACGGACACGATGCGTGGCTGAAAGCCATCCACGCGGATCAGCTCACCTGGACGCATGTATCGGACCTGAAATTCTGGGACAATGCGGTAGCAAAGCTATACGGTGTGCGTGCCGTACCGCAGAACTTCCTGCTCGATCCCGAGGGCAGAATTATTGCTAAGAACCTGCGGGGCGAGGCTTTGGAAAAGAAGCTGGCAGAAATACTGAAATAG
- a CDS encoding VOC family protein, whose translation MNIYFEIHVDDTTRAVAFYRAVFNWKFTEVPGLPIAYWSIEADGSWGGLLKRPAHAPAPEQGANAFVCSLEVADFDQTAELIMKNGGMVALPKFAVPNKCWQGYFLDTEGNVFGLFQVDPNAK comes from the coding sequence ATGAACATTTATTTTGAAATACATGTAGATGATACTACCCGCGCAGTGGCTTTTTATAGGGCGGTATTCAACTGGAAATTTACCGAAGTGCCCGGATTACCCATCGCTTACTGGTCTATCGAGGCCGACGGCAGTTGGGGTGGTTTGTTAAAAAGACCGGCACATGCACCTGCACCGGAACAGGGTGCTAACGCTTTCGTGTGTTCATTGGAGGTAGCCGATTTTGATCAGACGGCTGAACTGATTATGAAGAACGGCGGAATGGTAGCCCTGCCAAAATTTGCCGTTCCCAATAAATGCTGGCAGGGCTATTTCCTGGATACAGAAGGAAATGTTTTCGGACTTTTCCAGGTAGATCCAAATGCGAAATAG
- a CDS encoding outer membrane beta-barrel protein codes for MKKGLIISLVLLMSLSYGYAQQESTIRKQKVAIDTSNGRSLPSPIASPPFPSGEWVGSPLIGIPSDAPDYPLTHMLGLANNRSRIKVYGWVDIGGNFSSSRNSNAPTSYNLLPNAVVLDQLILRVERQPNTVQKEHTDWGFVIDNIFGTDYRYTLAKGIFSDQLLKYNRLYGYDPTQVYGMLYFPKVADGLLLKIGRFISPADIEAQWAPDNYLYSHSLMFTVDPYTFTGVNATFRLNEHWQVEAGIHAGNDMAPWSNSASVNGLAMVRWVSGNNNNSIYGGINSLGRGYYRNAHDNLQMLVATWGHRFSQRIHMNTELYYIWQHDAAVGGTAIEGPGKDWYMGTGLGNTIPGIASAVGAVNYFQIQLSPKKDYLSIRNDMLNDPQGNRTGFTTLYTSHTIGWVHHFNSLIRIRPELRYETAWNNNATPYDNGVRKDQFTAAMDLIVRF; via the coding sequence ATGAAAAAAGGATTAATTATTTCGCTTGTCCTGCTGATGTCCCTGTCTTATGGATATGCACAACAGGAATCAACCATCAGGAAACAAAAAGTAGCCATCGACACCTCAAATGGCAGGAGCCTGCCGTCGCCGATCGCTTCGCCGCCTTTCCCCAGCGGCGAATGGGTGGGATCACCGCTGATAGGGATCCCTTCAGATGCACCGGATTACCCCCTGACGCATATGCTTGGGCTGGCGAACAACCGCAGCCGGATCAAAGTATACGGCTGGGTAGATATCGGAGGGAATTTCAGCTCGTCCAGAAATTCGAACGCGCCTACGTCTTACAACCTGCTGCCCAATGCCGTAGTGCTGGATCAACTGATTCTCCGGGTGGAAAGGCAACCCAACACCGTGCAGAAAGAGCATACCGACTGGGGCTTTGTGATCGATAACATATTTGGTACCGACTATCGCTATACGCTCGCGAAAGGTATTTTCAGCGATCAGCTGTTAAAGTACAACCGTCTTTACGGCTATGATCCTACACAGGTATATGGTATGCTGTATTTCCCCAAAGTGGCAGACGGGCTGCTGCTAAAGATTGGCCGGTTTATATCTCCGGCTGATATTGAAGCGCAGTGGGCGCCCGACAACTATCTCTATTCCCACTCCCTCATGTTCACCGTGGATCCTTACACGTTCACCGGTGTGAATGCCACGTTCCGCCTGAATGAACACTGGCAGGTGGAGGCGGGCATACACGCAGGGAACGACATGGCGCCCTGGAGTAATTCTGCCAGTGTAAACGGACTGGCAATGGTAAGATGGGTATCCGGTAACAACAATAACTCCATCTACGGTGGTATCAATTCACTGGGCCGTGGCTATTACAGGAATGCGCACGACAATCTCCAGATGCTTGTGGCTACCTGGGGGCACCGCTTCAGTCAACGTATACACATGAACACAGAATTATACTATATCTGGCAACATGACGCCGCCGTTGGCGGTACTGCTATAGAAGGTCCGGGTAAAGACTGGTACATGGGCACAGGCCTGGGAAACACGATTCCCGGCATTGCCTCCGCGGTAGGCGCTGTGAACTATTTCCAGATACAATTATCACCTAAGAAAGATTATCTCTCCATAAGGAATGATATGCTGAATGATCCGCAAGGTAACCGCACGGGTTTCACCACACTGTATACCAGCCACACCATCGGATGGGTTCATCATTTCAATAGTCTGATCAGGATCCGGCCGGAACTGCGCTACGAAACAGCCTGGAATAATAACGCGACGCCCTATGATAACGGTGTACGCAAAGATCAGTTCACCGCAGCGATGGATTTGATTGTAAGGTTTTAA
- a CDS encoding sigma-54 dependent transcriptional regulator, whose product MNTGTILLVEDEEKLRQLLKRIIAMEGFQTLECGSMKAARRLLDTEPVDVILSDVMLPDGNGLDLTTYIRERKFPAEIILLTAYGNISDGVRAIKDGAFDYITKGNDNARIIPLLHRALEKVKLQKRVAHLEHRIGNRYATFNDLLGSSPLVQEARNLAIKAAPSDAAVLLLGETGSGKEMFAQAIHNASHRAANDFVAINCSAIGKDILESEIFGYKAGAFTGASKNKKGLIEEANMGTLFLDEIGEMPIDLQAKLLRVLETNEFIKVGDTRVTKVDIRIIAATNRHLDQEIEQGRFREDLYYRLNVFTITLPSLRERKEDIPLFANHYLHLFAAKSNRQVNSMSREFLDHLKLHEWRGNIRELKNVMERAVIMTTGSELTLDTLPLEMRLRKSPVRQQTGHFDLAAMEKLHIQWVIDYAGGNKSKAARLLNIGLSTLYRKLDNSL is encoded by the coding sequence ATGAACACAGGAACCATCCTGCTGGTGGAAGATGAAGAAAAGCTCCGCCAGCTCCTGAAACGGATCATCGCCATGGAAGGCTTCCAGACGCTGGAATGCGGCAGCATGAAAGCCGCCCGGCGCCTGCTGGACACCGAACCGGTAGACGTTATCCTCAGCGATGTAATGCTGCCGGATGGCAACGGCCTCGATCTGACAACGTATATCCGTGAACGAAAGTTCCCTGCCGAAATCATCCTGCTTACTGCCTACGGCAACATCTCCGATGGCGTACGCGCTATCAAAGACGGGGCATTCGATTATATCACCAAAGGAAACGATAATGCCCGGATCATACCGCTGCTTCACCGCGCGCTCGAAAAAGTAAAATTGCAGAAACGGGTGGCACATCTCGAGCACCGTATCGGCAACCGCTACGCCACCTTCAACGACCTGCTGGGTTCCTCACCGCTTGTACAGGAGGCCCGGAACCTGGCCATCAAAGCGGCGCCCAGCGATGCCGCCGTGCTGTTGCTCGGAGAAACCGGCTCCGGCAAAGAAATGTTTGCCCAGGCTATTCATAATGCCAGCCACCGCGCCGCCAACGATTTTGTTGCCATCAACTGCAGCGCCATCGGGAAAGACATTCTCGAAAGCGAGATCTTTGGTTACAAAGCAGGCGCATTCACCGGCGCTTCCAAAAACAAAAAAGGCCTGATCGAAGAAGCCAATATGGGCACCCTCTTCCTGGATGAAATCGGTGAAATGCCAATTGATCTTCAGGCCAAACTGCTGCGCGTACTGGAAACCAACGAGTTCATCAAAGTAGGCGACACCAGGGTAACGAAAGTGGATATACGAATTATTGCCGCTACCAACCGCCACCTCGATCAGGAAATTGAACAGGGCCGGTTCCGCGAAGACCTCTACTACCGCCTGAATGTATTTACCATCACCCTCCCCTCTTTGCGGGAACGCAAAGAAGATATCCCGTTATTCGCCAATCATTACCTGCACCTGTTCGCAGCCAAAAGCAACCGGCAGGTAAACAGCATGAGCAGGGAATTCCTGGATCATCTTAAACTGCACGAATGGCGCGGCAACATCCGGGAACTGAAAAACGTGATGGAAAGAGCGGTGATCATGACCACCGGCTCCGAACTAACCCTCGATACCCTTCCGCTTGAAATGCGACTCCGCAAAAGCCCTGTACGGCAGCAAACCGGCCATTTCGACCTCGCCGCTATGGAGAAACTACATATACAATGGGTCATAGATTATGCCGGGGGTAATAAGTCTAAAGCAGCACGACTGCTGAATATTGGGCTGTCGACGTTGTATAGGAAACTGGATAACAGCCTGTAG
- a CDS encoding histidine kinase dimerization/phospho-acceptor domain-containing protein, with protein MQLRLKTKLTLGLIFLFILTLLISMQGIYQIYRLNQDARLILQENLHSIAYCNNMLMALEQRPVKLATLQQNLALQQHNITEPGEDSATARVTDLVAQIQQSPGNAEIPEELRHAILQVAEINQQAIIEKNQIASLSANRAILTLSVSTLIVLTISIIFIFAYPQIVSHPINLLTAGIRQIAEKNYSTRIHLQPGDEFGDLAEVFNLMAGKLHEYENSNLEQLRFEKTRLEAIINQMNDGIIGLDAKNRVLFMNAVAIRLCGPKKTPLLESVLKHPVHQQLIIGDTYFIKDVVNVTVNGDAIGEVIVLRDVSAFQELAAAKTRFIATASHELKTPISAMKMSLSLLADTRTGPLLNEQKELLDSINEDVERILQISTELLDAAGEAILPVPPAHPGSSDASPTQP; from the coding sequence ATGCAATTACGGTTAAAAACAAAACTGACCCTCGGCCTCATCTTCCTGTTTATACTGACGTTGCTCATCAGCATGCAGGGTATTTACCAGATATACCGGTTGAACCAGGATGCGAGGCTGATACTGCAGGAAAATCTCCATTCCATTGCCTATTGTAACAACATGCTGATGGCACTGGAACAGCGGCCGGTGAAGCTGGCCACCCTGCAACAGAACCTGGCGTTGCAGCAGCATAATATCACCGAGCCCGGGGAAGACAGTGCCACCGCCCGCGTAACCGACCTGGTAGCACAGATACAGCAATCGCCCGGTAATGCGGAGATACCCGAGGAACTACGGCACGCCATTCTGCAGGTGGCGGAAATCAACCAGCAGGCCATCATCGAAAAAAATCAGATTGCTTCCCTGTCGGCCAACAGGGCGATTCTTACCCTGTCTGTTTCTACACTGATTGTGCTCACCATCTCCATCATTTTTATATTCGCCTATCCGCAGATTGTTTCGCATCCTATCAATCTGCTGACAGCCGGTATACGCCAGATTGCCGAGAAGAACTATAGTACGCGTATCCATCTGCAACCCGGCGATGAATTCGGGGATCTGGCGGAGGTTTTCAACCTCATGGCCGGGAAGCTGCACGAATATGAAAACAGTAACCTGGAGCAGCTCCGTTTCGAAAAAACAAGGCTGGAAGCCATCATCAACCAGATGAACGACGGCATCATAGGACTGGACGCCAAAAACAGGGTGCTCTTTATGAACGCAGTAGCCATCAGGTTATGCGGTCCTAAAAAAACGCCATTACTGGAGTCGGTGTTGAAACATCCTGTACATCAGCAGTTGATAATAGGCGACACTTACTTTATCAAGGACGTTGTAAATGTTACCGTTAACGGAGATGCGATCGGCGAAGTGATTGTACTGCGCGATGTGAGTGCCTTCCAGGAGTTGGCAGCAGCAAAGACCCGCTTCATTGCTACCGCTTCCCATGAGCTGAAAACGCCCATCTCTGCCATGAAAATGAGCCTCAGTTTGCTGGCCGATACCAGAACCGGTCCGTTGCTGAATGAGCAAAAAGAATTACTGGATAGTATTAATGAAGACGTTGAACGCATACTGCAGATCAGCACCGAGCTGCTGGACGCTGCCGGAGAAGCCATATTACCTGTTCCGCCGGCACATCCCGGCAGCAGCGATGCTTCCCCTACACAACCTTAA
- a CDS encoding EamA family transporter — translation MKQKTKWRGIILALTAAILWGVSGTCGQFLFMYRNINTEWLVTVRLLIAGILLLLIAMRRHPSEVFAIWQDKKSAAQLLVFSILGMLAVQYTFFATIKHSNAATATVLQYSGPVMIAVYMAWHSRKWPTFLEYLAIALAVAGTFLMVTHGKTDSLSISVQALGWGLASALSMAFYSIYPAQLLSRYPTPVIIGWAMVTGGTLLGFTHAPWNVSGEWDFYTLAFTAFIILLGCLVAFYAYLTAVKIIGPQTTSLLASAEPLSAAVFSLLWLKVPFTVMDWLGSLCIISTIFLLARKKQPTTAAVRAVAESPVS, via the coding sequence ATGAAACAAAAGACTAAATGGCGGGGCATTATTCTGGCGCTAACGGCAGCGATATTGTGGGGAGTATCCGGTACCTGCGGACAATTCCTTTTCATGTACCGCAACATCAATACAGAATGGCTGGTTACCGTAAGGTTGCTGATAGCGGGTATACTACTGTTGCTGATAGCCATGCGTCGTCATCCTTCAGAAGTATTTGCCATCTGGCAGGATAAAAAGTCGGCCGCACAGCTGCTGGTATTCAGTATACTGGGCATGCTGGCGGTGCAATACACTTTCTTTGCGACCATCAAACATTCCAATGCTGCTACCGCCACGGTATTACAATATTCAGGACCGGTGATGATTGCGGTTTACATGGCCTGGCATTCACGGAAATGGCCCACCTTCCTGGAATACCTGGCCATTGCGCTGGCAGTAGCAGGTACTTTTCTCATGGTAACACACGGAAAAACCGACAGCTTATCCATCTCTGTGCAGGCGTTGGGATGGGGACTGGCATCGGCATTAAGTATGGCTTTTTACAGTATTTACCCGGCGCAGCTGCTTAGCCGTTACCCAACGCCGGTGATCATTGGCTGGGCAATGGTCACAGGCGGTACGTTATTGGGATTCACCCACGCCCCCTGGAATGTTTCCGGTGAGTGGGATTTTTATACCCTCGCATTTACGGCGTTCATTATTCTGCTTGGCTGCCTCGTGGCATTTTATGCTTACCTCACTGCCGTTAAGATAATCGGACCACAAACTACCAGTCTGCTGGCATCGGCAGAACCTCTTTCAGCGGCCGTGTTCTCCCTGCTGTGGCTGAAAGTTCCGTTTACAGTGATGGATTGGCTAGGCAGTTTATGTATCATCTCTACCATATTTCTGCTGGCCAGGAAAAAACAGCCCACAACAGCTGCCGTACGGGCGGTGGCAGAAAGCCCGGTTTCCTGA
- a CDS encoding DUF3748 domain-containing protein encodes MFVRKVYLILLVCMVSYYADSNAQVPGIVIDHGPAAVQLTYTAGGHTLNSTQCFSPDDNWIVYDTRNYDTLIGSTGSIAMVNVHTKEIRAIYRSPHQTAFGPGVGAVTFSPVKNRVLFIHGIRNADKNNPYSASRRTGVAVDIDTPFRPVFMDARNITPPFTPGALRGGTHAHTWSGDGEWISFTYNDHIMEELSKSNAAVKDLRTVGVMFPGRVTVPGDNPENNSGTMFAVIVTAVTPTPRPGSDEIDKAFDESWIGTNGYLRTDGSRQRRAIAFQGNVRDKNNQTKTAIFVADLPDTLTTAVAGQPLEGTADTRPGVPAGVKQRRITFTANGVEGPRHWLRTTADGSLIAFLAKDDAGFINLFGVSPNGGAIQQLTFHRFNIQGGFNFSPDGSRLAYIANNVVYITDLTSRQSWPLTRNNSNTTPPQGAVIWSHNGKMVAYNRYVNNYLQIFMSEVLNR; translated from the coding sequence ATGTTTGTACGTAAGGTATACCTGATCCTGCTGGTTTGTATGGTTAGTTATTATGCAGATAGTAATGCACAGGTGCCGGGCATTGTGATCGATCACGGGCCGGCAGCCGTACAGCTAACTTATACAGCTGGCGGCCATACCCTGAACAGCACGCAGTGCTTTTCACCCGATGATAACTGGATAGTATACGACACCCGGAATTACGATACACTCATCGGATCCACCGGAAGCATTGCTATGGTAAACGTGCATACAAAAGAAATAAGAGCAATATACCGCAGTCCTCACCAAACGGCTTTCGGGCCGGGAGTGGGAGCTGTCACTTTCTCGCCTGTGAAGAACCGGGTACTGTTCATCCACGGTATCCGCAACGCGGATAAGAACAATCCGTACAGCGCAAGCCGGCGTACAGGCGTAGCCGTTGATATCGACACGCCTTTTCGCCCGGTATTTATGGATGCGAGGAATATAACGCCGCCGTTCACTCCCGGCGCGTTACGTGGCGGCACTCATGCCCATACCTGGAGCGGCGACGGTGAATGGATCAGTTTCACCTATAATGATCATATTATGGAAGAATTGAGTAAATCCAATGCTGCTGTAAAAGATCTGCGCACCGTGGGGGTCATGTTTCCGGGGCGGGTAACCGTTCCCGGCGATAATCCTGAGAATAACAGCGGCACTATGTTCGCGGTGATTGTAACCGCTGTTACACCAACGCCCAGGCCGGGGAGCGATGAAATAGACAAAGCATTCGATGAAAGCTGGATAGGTACAAACGGCTACCTCCGGACCGATGGCAGCCGCCAGCGGAGAGCCATTGCGTTTCAGGGCAATGTGAGAGATAAAAATAACCAGACGAAAACAGCCATTTTTGTAGCAGATCTGCCTGATACGCTGACAACCGCCGTTGCGGGGCAACCGCTGGAAGGTACTGCAGATACGCGCCCAGGCGTACCGGCAGGTGTAAAGCAACGACGGATCACCTTCACAGCAAACGGCGTAGAGGGGCCACGGCATTGGCTTCGCACCACGGCCGACGGCAGCCTGATCGCCTTCCTTGCAAAAGACGATGCGGGTTTCATCAACCTATTCGGCGTATCGCCCAATGGCGGCGCCATTCAGCAACTCACCTTCCATCGGTTCAATATACAGGGTGGGTTTAATTTTAGTCCGGATGGCAGCCGGCTGGCCTACATCGCCAACAACGTCGTTTATATCACCGACCTTACCTCCCGGCAAAGCTGGCCGCTGACAAGGAACAACAGTAACACAACTCCTCCGCAGGGCGCCGTGATCTGGTCGCACAACGGGAAAATGGTGGCATATAACCGTTATGTAAATAATTACCTGCAGATATTTATGTCGGAAGTGCTCAACAGGTAG
- a CDS encoding metallophosphoesterase family protein, translating to MKIAVISDIHGNLPALEAVLADIAVFGADQVYCLGDLTDAAPWHNEVIALIRHRHIPVIMGNHDERIAFDLPVIPLPKHGPEEQDARNTAINFTKATITPDNRHFLSCLPDSLRIEFPHLSLLLTHGSTRSNDEYIYEDHPEEDIVNMLTAANADVLFTGHTHFSYIRSVDSGARRIINAGAVGRTREEKGKAVYLQLEIKNRNATTVDELLDVRICKIDYEVERTLEAIRRSPIPDFYAHFLAPETAY from the coding sequence ATGAAAATAGCAGTTATCAGCGATATTCACGGAAACCTGCCGGCACTGGAAGCCGTACTGGCAGATATCGCAGTATTTGGAGCAGATCAGGTTTACTGCCTCGGCGATCTGACGGATGCAGCTCCCTGGCATAATGAAGTGATCGCCCTTATCCGTCATCGCCACATTCCGGTGATCATGGGCAATCACGATGAGCGCATTGCGTTCGACCTGCCGGTAATCCCGCTGCCCAAACATGGCCCCGAAGAGCAGGACGCCAGAAACACCGCCATCAATTTTACCAAAGCCACCATCACACCGGATAACCGGCATTTCCTTTCCTGCCTGCCGGATTCATTGCGTATCGAATTCCCGCATCTCAGCCTGCTGCTGACCCATGGCAGCACAAGAAGTAATGATGAATATATTTATGAAGACCATCCGGAAGAAGATATTGTGAACATGCTCACGGCTGCAAATGCCGACGTGTTATTCACCGGTCATACGCATTTTTCGTATATCCGTTCGGTTGATAGTGGCGCCAGGCGCATCATCAATGCCGGTGCAGTAGGGCGTACCCGGGAAGAAAAAGGCAAGGCGGTTTATCTGCAGCTGGAAATAAAGAACAGGAACGCAACTACGGTGGATGAATTACTCGATGTTCGGATTTGCAAGATAGATTATGAAGTGGAACGTACTCTGGAAGCAATCAGGCGTAGTCCGATTCCCGATTTCTATGCCCACTTCCTGGCTCCGGAAACAGCTTACTGA